A genomic stretch from Nocardia wallacei includes:
- a CDS encoding GNAT family N-acetyltransferase, giving the protein MNSDDADPNGPDVPAAAAVLATAFADDPLMTYFWPNADRRRRHLPHFWAWRVRSRHRDGIVDVARDHSNRMVAVALWETPTTASPPLEPRTLIKTLGTAIPRALAAAAQMGNARPAEPHFYLAAIGTLPAARGQNHATQLIRTRLADTNDTCFLIATHPKNRPFYEHLGFVQNQEIKIKRGPTVYPMSLDPA; this is encoded by the coding sequence GTGAACAGTGACGACGCCGACCCGAACGGCCCGGACGTCCCGGCCGCAGCCGCGGTACTTGCCACCGCTTTCGCCGACGACCCGCTCATGACGTACTTCTGGCCCAACGCTGATCGACGCCGTAGGCACCTGCCGCACTTTTGGGCATGGCGCGTGAGATCACGGCACCGCGACGGCATCGTGGACGTAGCTCGTGACCACTCCAACCGCATGGTCGCCGTCGCTCTGTGGGAGACGCCCACCACAGCCTCGCCCCCGCTCGAGCCACGGACTCTCATCAAGACTCTCGGCACGGCCATACCTCGCGCACTGGCCGCAGCGGCACAGATGGGCAATGCCAGACCCGCCGAACCGCATTTCTACCTCGCGGCGATCGGAACTCTCCCTGCGGCCCGCGGGCAGAACCACGCTACGCAACTGATCAGAACACGGCTCGCCGACACCAACGACACCTGCTTCCTCATCGCCACTCACCCGAAGAACCGACCGTTCTACGAACACCTCGGCTTCGTGCAGAACCAGGAAATCAAAATCAAGAGAGGCCCTACCGTTTATCCCATGTCCCTTGACCCAGCCTGA
- a CDS encoding PucR family transcriptional regulator yields MVGHFIENVVPCATLPGEALNGDVTTITRVCLELTRSMLDGRDLPGRTERVQAAAEGWAREGIPIDTIQHAIHEGFKLGFDLILANGTTHDHATMAGVARRLMDALDMITSAVSVAYVRELRSVVSEHHTAVHTLTSALLGGQSTSTMVRECGIELADHYHVVALDLPPHPEELDSALDANVVARRKLRRVQAELANRCDGKVLSLLSVDGGTLLLPSPDFSDADLDQLIARLSDAAQVPVRAVAMTSPPSEIPQVAEQVHELVEIAHRLRGASKVYRPHELAFEYQLTRPGPARDYLSSVLDSLEAHPELLRTLQVHMETNMQRNRSARRLHVHTNTVDYRLKRIRQITGFDPTDLTGLCHLRAALLIRAHRWPRSRPADSTIGNPSHTC; encoded by the coding sequence ATGGTCGGACATTTCATCGAGAACGTCGTGCCGTGTGCGACATTGCCTGGCGAAGCGCTGAACGGCGATGTTACTACCATTACGAGGGTATGTTTGGAGCTAACCAGGAGTATGCTCGACGGCCGTGATCTTCCAGGCCGCACCGAGCGGGTGCAGGCCGCAGCGGAGGGGTGGGCGCGGGAAGGAATCCCGATCGATACCATCCAGCATGCTATACACGAAGGTTTCAAGCTCGGATTCGACCTCATTCTGGCGAATGGCACCACTCATGATCATGCGACCATGGCAGGGGTCGCGCGACGTTTGATGGACGCTCTGGACATGATCACCTCGGCTGTGTCTGTCGCTTATGTCCGCGAACTGCGTTCGGTGGTCAGCGAGCACCACACCGCGGTTCATACCTTGACTTCGGCACTGCTGGGCGGACAGAGCACCTCTACGATGGTCCGCGAATGCGGTATCGAACTGGCCGATCACTATCATGTCGTCGCGCTGGACCTTCCGCCGCATCCAGAAGAGCTCGATTCCGCGCTCGACGCGAATGTGGTTGCCCGCCGAAAATTGCGGCGGGTTCAGGCAGAGCTGGCCAACCGGTGCGATGGCAAGGTCCTGTCTCTGTTGAGTGTCGACGGCGGCACACTCCTGCTACCCAGCCCAGACTTCTCCGACGCGGATCTCGACCAATTGATCGCGCGACTGTCCGATGCGGCACAGGTACCGGTCAGAGCTGTAGCGATGACCTCACCGCCATCGGAGATCCCGCAGGTCGCCGAGCAAGTTCATGAGCTCGTCGAAATCGCCCATCGGCTGCGCGGTGCAAGCAAAGTATACCGTCCGCACGAATTGGCATTCGAGTATCAATTGACCCGGCCCGGACCCGCGCGCGACTATCTGAGTTCAGTGCTCGATTCCCTCGAAGCCCATCCGGAACTGCTGCGGACGCTGCAAGTGCATATGGAAACCAATATGCAGCGCAACCGTTCGGCCAGAAGACTCCATGTGCACACGAATACCGTCGATTACCGGCTGAAGCGAATCAGGCAGATCACAGGATTCGACCCTACCGATCTCACCGGCCTATGCCACCTGAGAGCGGCATTGTTGATTCGCGCGCACCGCTGGCCACGCTCACGGCCCGCCGATTCCACAATTGGCAACCCATCGCACACATGTTGA
- a CDS encoding quinone oxidoreductase family protein: MSMINAALVESFDEPPHFRSIPAPEAGPGQEVVDVLAVGVHPATRGIAAGKHYTSPTRLPALAGADAVVRRADGGLGYVMVMGAGSLAERIVIDPAAVIPVPDGADPALLVATMNPALSSWVALRTRVPFRAGQSVLVHGATGNAGSMAVKVAKHLGAGRVVAAGRNRSRLDELAGEGADAVVQLVPDEEATAAALAEAAAEVDVVLDYVWGSPTELAMRAVLGARTQHTRLLDWVQIGGMGGDAITLSGHALRSNAFRILGSGFGAVDTQIMQREFSELVGAIAAGGMTVRPQPFPLDQVEAAWAHHDAPGERTVILL; the protein is encoded by the coding sequence ATGTCGATGATCAACGCCGCGCTCGTCGAGTCATTCGACGAGCCGCCACACTTCCGTTCCATCCCTGCCCCCGAAGCCGGCCCCGGCCAGGAGGTCGTGGACGTTCTCGCCGTCGGCGTGCACCCCGCCACGCGCGGCATCGCCGCCGGCAAGCACTACACGAGTCCTACGAGGCTGCCCGCTCTGGCGGGTGCGGACGCCGTCGTCCGCCGGGCGGACGGCGGCCTCGGCTACGTCATGGTCATGGGCGCGGGCAGCCTGGCCGAGCGCATCGTCATCGATCCGGCCGCCGTCATCCCGGTGCCGGACGGAGCCGATCCCGCGCTCCTGGTCGCCACCATGAATCCTGCCCTGTCCTCTTGGGTCGCGCTGCGCACCCGCGTCCCGTTCCGGGCCGGTCAGTCGGTCCTGGTGCACGGCGCGACCGGCAACGCCGGCTCGATGGCCGTCAAGGTCGCCAAGCATCTCGGCGCGGGGCGGGTGGTCGCCGCCGGACGCAACCGCAGCCGCCTCGACGAACTCGCCGGCGAGGGCGCGGACGCCGTCGTTCAGCTCGTCCCCGACGAGGAGGCCACCGCGGCCGCGCTCGCTGAGGCCGCCGCCGAAGTCGACGTGGTCCTCGACTATGTGTGGGGGTCTCCCACCGAACTCGCCATGCGTGCCGTCCTCGGAGCGCGCACCCAGCACACCCGCCTGCTCGACTGGGTGCAGATCGGCGGCATGGGCGGAGACGCGATCACGTTATCCGGACATGCCCTGCGCTCCAACGCCTTCCGCATCCTGGGCAGCGGCTTCGGCGCAGTGGACACACAGATCATGCAGCGGGAGTTCTCCGAGCTCGTCGGTGCGATCGCCGCGGGCGGTATGACCGTGCGCCCGCAACCGTTCCCGCTCGACCAGGTCGAGGCGGCCTGGGCCCATCACGACGCACCCGGCGAGCGCACCGTCATCCTCCTGTGA